In Leptospiraceae bacterium, one DNA window encodes the following:
- a CDS encoding SCO family protein: MTKKLQISILITTLLFSFCKKEESEISKEPAISPYVLESVWKDQNGKEMKLKELMGNLVFISMFYSSCNSVCPRIVSDIKKLEKSLSKSTLKKSKFVMVSLDEEKDSPEKMKAYIEKMQLNESRWILLSGNKDAIRELSIVLETDFKKMDDGEISHSAIVTLISEKGNILAKEKGIGGEFSEIQKKIQLN, from the coding sequence ATGACTAAAAAATTACAAATCTCTATTCTAATTACGACTTTACTTTTTAGTTTTTGCAAAAAAGAAGAGTCTGAAATTTCCAAAGAACCGGCTATTTCGCCTTACGTTTTAGAATCGGTTTGGAAAGACCAAAATGGAAAAGAAATGAAACTAAAAGAGCTTATGGGAAATTTAGTTTTTATATCCATGTTTTACAGTTCTTGTAATTCTGTGTGTCCTAGAATCGTGAGCGATATTAAAAAATTAGAGAAAAGCCTCTCTAAAAGTACACTAAAAAAAAGTAAATTTGTAATGGTATCTTTAGACGAAGAAAAAGATTCTCCCGAAAAGATGAAAGCCTATATCGAAAAAATGCAACTAAATGAATCAAGGTGGATTCTATTAAGTGGAAACAAAGATGCAATTCGAGAGCTATCCATTGTATTAGAAACAGATTTTAAAAAAATGGACGACGGTGAAATCTCCCACTCAGCCATAGTTACACTGATTTCAGAAAAAGGAAATATTTTAGCTAAAGAAAAAGGGATTGGTGGGGAATTCTCAGAAATCCAAAAAAAAATACAACTGAATTGA
- a CDS encoding ATP-binding protein has protein sequence MKRYISEFIQKDLSSKFVILSGPRQSGKTTLSKNLSLTSEYINYDLKEHRKILLEKSWDRKNKIIIFDEIHKMKNWKSFLKGIYDTEGINPGILVTGSARLDTYRKSGDSLAGRYFAYRLHPLDIKELYKFSNEKDENKILEKLLTVGGFPEPYLNGKIEYYRRWKKTHQDIIIRQDLLDLEKVRDISSIETLIELMRERVGSSISYTSLSEDLQYSSKTIKHWLQILENLYVIFKIKPYHKNIARALLKEPKYYFFDTGQVSGDEGVKLENVVACAILKELHYMEDVKGTSTNLYYLRSKEKKEIDFLIEIDKKITTLIEVKLSETNLSPNFRAFSRYFPQAKKIQLVKNLDREKTFPDGCEIRYVAKWLKTMKFF, from the coding sequence ATGAAACGATATATCAGTGAGTTTATTCAAAAAGATTTATCTTCAAAATTTGTAATTTTATCTGGACCCCGTCAATCTGGCAAGACAACACTTTCAAAAAATCTCTCCTTAACATCTGAATACATCAATTATGATTTAAAAGAACACCGTAAGATACTATTAGAAAAATCTTGGGATAGAAAAAATAAAATAATTATATTCGATGAAATTCATAAAATGAAAAACTGGAAATCTTTTTTAAAAGGCATTTATGACACAGAGGGAATAAACCCCGGAATACTTGTAACAGGAAGTGCAAGATTGGATACATACAGGAAATCAGGAGATTCCTTAGCCGGAAGGTATTTCGCCTATCGTCTCCACCCTTTAGATATTAAAGAACTCTATAAATTTTCTAATGAAAAAGATGAAAATAAGATTTTAGAAAAATTACTTACAGTCGGTGGATTCCCTGAGCCCTATTTGAACGGAAAAATAGAATATTACAGGCGATGGAAAAAAACACACCAAGATATAATCATCAGGCAAGACTTACTCGACTTAGAGAAAGTCAGAGATATTTCTTCAATAGAAACCTTGATTGAGTTAATGAGGGAAAGAGTCGGGTCATCTATTTCTTATACCTCACTGTCCGAAGATTTGCAATACAGCTCTAAAACGATAAAACACTGGCTTCAAATTTTAGAAAATCTTTACGTTATTTTTAAAATAAAGCCATACCACAAGAATATTGCCCGAGCTTTATTAAAAGAGCCAAAATACTACTTTTTTGATACTGGACAAGTAAGCGGAGATGAAGGAGTGAAGTTAGAAAACGTTGTAGCTTGCGCTATTTTAAAAGAATTACATTATATGGAGGATGTAAAAGGGACAAGTACCAATCTATACTACCTTCGCTCCAAAGAAAAAAAAGAAATTGACTTCCTAATAGAAATTGATAAAAAAATTACAACCCTAATAGAAGTGAAATTATCAGAAACGAATCTATCACCAAATTTTCGTGCTTTTTCTAGATACTTTCCTCAAGCAAAAAAGATTCAACTAGTTAAAAATTTAGATAGAGAAAAAACTTTCCCTGATGGATGTGAAATACGTTATGTGGCTAAATGGCTTAAAACTATGAAGTTTTTCTAA
- the flgG gene encoding flagellar basal-body rod protein FlgG: MMRSLWTAATGMIAQQFHIDTISNNLANVNTTGFKKNRADFEDLVYQHQVLAGTPATAVSEIPTGVNVGHGVRAAASQKLFEIGSFQATGNKLDMAITGEMGFFKIQMPDGTFSYTRDGSFKIDSNQQVVTSNGYLFEPPIVLPENAILNTLSIAEGGEVTVKIGSDIRPTVIGQIELYRFVNPAGLQAIGKNLFRETVASGPEIPGTPGMEGMGNILQGFLEMSNVKIVEEMVNMIVAQRAYESNSKAIQTSDNMLSTAISLKR; encoded by the coding sequence ATGATGCGCTCACTTTGGACAGCTGCTACAGGAATGATAGCCCAACAATTTCATATCGACACAATCTCCAATAACTTGGCAAACGTAAATACTACAGGTTTTAAAAAAAATCGTGCTGACTTTGAAGACTTGGTTTATCAACATCAAGTGCTTGCGGGAACTCCTGCTACCGCAGTAAGTGAAATCCCTACAGGCGTAAACGTAGGTCATGGGGTTAGGGCAGCTGCCTCTCAAAAATTATTTGAAATAGGCTCATTCCAAGCTACAGGAAATAAATTGGACATGGCGATTACAGGAGAAATGGGTTTTTTTAAAATACAAATGCCGGACGGTACATTTTCTTACACAAGAGACGGCTCTTTCAAAATAGACTCTAACCAGCAAGTGGTTACGTCTAACGGTTATTTATTTGAGCCTCCAATCGTTTTACCGGAAAATGCAATTTTAAATACTCTTTCGATTGCAGAGGGTGGAGAGGTAACCGTAAAAATTGGAAGTGATATTCGACCAACCGTGATAGGACAAATTGAGCTTTATAGATTTGTAAACCCGGCAGGACTTCAAGCAATCGGTAAAAATCTATTTAGAGAAACTGTTGCCTCTGGCCCAGAAATTCCCGGTACCCCCGGTATGGAGGGAATGGGAAATATTTTGCAAGGCTTCTTAGAAATGAGTAACGTCAAAATCGTAGAAGAAATGGTGAATATGATTGTAGCTCAAAGAGCTTACGAGTCAAACTCTAAGGCAATCCAGACCTCGGACAATATGCTTTCGACTGCAATATCTCTAAAGAGATAA
- the flgA gene encoding flagellar basal body P-ring formation protein FlgA gives MVFLIRKIYSKMVEVLAVFFTTTLSFRLSALPCKVSNPYGRSNRYRLYSSYLTLFALTFTVPLSSEDFAKEGIFLKPRVLLNSNEVWLKDISNFHEKTWNIKIFSNLISPKILSINELEKILVSNNISEKVFGKNSILIPFTKEFTKSELEESLLSEISSKSGIEKSELKITYNGKKINLPESGVEFRWANFPKNLISGRRIFPLDIYFQNEKIHTVRLNFLLEKKITAVVSKRKISKGKILSKNDFEIRSFYSEEDNKDLFSEDVTGFTVLGEIEENKPIRKKEIRNSFLVEKGSEVTIVFTKGNLVVKGKSRARTSGNLGDLVQVNGHSNHSILTARVADRGSVIIE, from the coding sequence ATGGTATTTTTAATTAGAAAGATATATTCTAAAATGGTAGAGGTGCTTGCCGTTTTTTTCACGACTACGCTATCATTTCGATTGTCCGCTTTGCCATGCAAAGTCTCCAACCCTTACGGTCGATCCAATCGCTATCGCTTGTATTCAAGTTACCTTACGTTATTCGCTTTAACTTTTACTGTTCCCTTAAGCTCTGAAGATTTTGCGAAAGAAGGAATTTTTTTAAAGCCGAGGGTCTTACTGAATTCAAACGAAGTTTGGTTGAAAGATATTTCTAATTTTCATGAAAAAACTTGGAATATTAAAATTTTTAGTAATTTAATTAGCCCGAAAATTTTAAGTATCAATGAACTTGAAAAAATATTGGTTAGTAACAATATATCAGAAAAAGTTTTTGGAAAAAATAGCATCCTAATTCCTTTCACCAAAGAATTTACAAAATCTGAATTAGAAGAATCTTTACTGAGCGAAATTTCTTCTAAATCGGGGATAGAAAAAAGTGAATTGAAAATCACCTATAATGGAAAAAAAATTAATCTACCTGAATCAGGGGTTGAATTTCGATGGGCAAATTTTCCTAAAAACCTAATTTCTGGTAGAAGAATTTTTCCACTAGACATATATTTTCAAAACGAAAAAATCCATACAGTAAGACTAAATTTTTTATTAGAGAAAAAAATAACCGCAGTAGTTTCAAAAAGAAAAATCAGCAAAGGAAAAATTCTAAGTAAAAATGACTTTGAAATTCGCTCCTTTTACAGCGAAGAAGACAACAAGGATCTTTTTTCAGAAGACGTAACCGGATTCACTGTTCTTGGAGAAATCGAAGAAAATAAACCAATTCGGAAAAAAGAAATCAGAAATTCTTTTTTAGTGGAGAAAGGCTCTGAGGTAACTATTGTATTCACTAAAGGCAACCTTGTAGTAAAAGGAAAATCAAGGGCAAGAACTTCAGGAAACTTAGGTGACTTAGTTCAAGTGAATGGGCATTCCAACCATTCAATATTGACTGCTAGGGTTGCAGATAGGGGAAGCGTAATAATTGAGTAA
- a CDS encoding flagellar basal body L-ring protein FlgH has translation MRKTMLSFFLKYFFFSLLYFSFSLFSQSLWIDTDPYSSGQKIKVGSVIKVVLKDGLKSEYEFEGKKDESHTIKSIPDKKIVSDLTPFNSDRSLAKKKNGKSKSSGKILGSLSVLVTEIDPNTGNLIIAGTKETYIDKEKNVLRLTGIASPKDLKEDKIISSDLIANLKMEFQGSISEEILTSPDVRLKETKNPDGSVSVKAELSENEKQEIILKNLKKMLGESE, from the coding sequence ATGCGGAAAACAATGCTTTCATTTTTTTTAAAATACTTTTTTTTTAGTTTACTCTATTTTTCTTTTAGTTTATTTTCCCAATCTCTTTGGATAGATACTGACCCGTATTCATCAGGACAAAAAATCAAAGTCGGATCTGTGATTAAAGTAGTTTTAAAAGACGGTTTAAAATCAGAATATGAGTTTGAAGGAAAAAAGGATGAGTCTCATACAATTAAATCTATTCCAGACAAAAAAATTGTATCGGACCTAACTCCATTCAATTCAGATAGAAGCCTAGCAAAAAAAAAGAACGGTAAATCAAAATCTTCCGGAAAAATTCTTGGCTCTCTTTCGGTTCTTGTGACAGAGATAGATCCAAATACTGGAAATTTAATTATTGCAGGTACTAAAGAAACCTATATTGATAAAGAAAAAAATGTGCTAAGGCTCACAGGGATCGCCTCTCCAAAAGATTTAAAAGAAGATAAAATAATTTCGAGTGATTTAATAGCCAACTTGAAAATGGAGTTTCAGGGAAGTATATCCGAAGAAATTCTTACTAGCCCAGACGTAAGACTAAAAGAAACTAAAAATCCAGACGGAAGTGTAAGCGTAAAGGCAGAGCTATCGGAAAACGAAAAACAAGAAATCATTTTAAAAAATTTGAAAAAAATGCTTGGAGAAAGCGAATGA
- a CDS encoding flagellar basal body P-ring protein FlgI, whose protein sequence is MIFRLSFIFSFIFQVSTLFAVEIRLKDIARIEGIRENQITGYGIVVGLSGTGDTKSALTSESMKNFLKNLGLSSSSSFQTRNIASVIITTKIPSYSKNGDRLDVTVSSIGDAKSLEGGVLVQSPLKSANGEVIAVASGVISFGGKEDRSQGYGKKENRTTGLIHRGAIVEREIQGNFLESGKFKIVLEDQDFSTLNTLTKLLEEKLSSKPVSLSPTEIEVSVPPNVKPVEFLANLENLTLNPESKARVVINERTGTIVMGANVAIDEVAISKQGLSLFVTGKKKEDKSKETEQKVLLIEESPRVSDIVDALNKIGASTKDIISILDGLKKAGALHAEVIIQ, encoded by the coding sequence ATGATTTTTCGACTCAGCTTTATTTTTTCTTTTATTTTTCAAGTCTCAACATTATTCGCTGTTGAGATTAGGCTAAAAGATATTGCAAGGATCGAAGGAATAAGAGAAAACCAAATCACAGGTTACGGGATTGTAGTAGGTCTTTCTGGTACAGGGGATACCAAAAGCGCATTAACAAGTGAAAGTATGAAAAACTTTTTAAAGAACTTAGGACTAAGCTCTTCTTCCTCATTCCAAACTCGTAATATCGCATCCGTAATCATAACTACAAAAATTCCATCCTATTCAAAAAATGGGGATAGGCTCGATGTAACGGTCTCTTCTATAGGAGATGCAAAAAGTTTAGAAGGTGGAGTCCTTGTTCAATCCCCTCTGAAATCTGCAAATGGAGAAGTGATCGCAGTGGCAAGCGGGGTAATATCTTTCGGTGGAAAAGAAGATAGAAGTCAAGGCTATGGTAAAAAAGAAAATCGTACTACAGGTCTAATACACAGAGGAGCCATAGTAGAAAGAGAAATTCAAGGAAACTTCCTCGAATCCGGTAAATTTAAAATAGTATTGGAAGACCAAGATTTCTCTACCTTAAATACTTTGACAAAACTTTTAGAAGAAAAATTATCTTCTAAACCGGTTTCCCTCTCTCCTACAGAGATTGAAGTAAGTGTTCCGCCTAACGTAAAACCTGTAGAATTTTTAGCAAATTTAGAAAACCTAACTTTAAACCCTGAGTCAAAAGCAAGAGTAGTAATCAACGAAAGAACAGGCACAATCGTAATGGGGGCAAATGTAGCAATTGATGAGGTAGCGATTTCCAAGCAAGGCTTATCTCTATTCGTAACTGGAAAGAAAAAAGAAGACAAGTCGAAAGAGACGGAACAAAAAGTATTACTAATAGAAGAGTCTCCAAGAGTGTCCGATATAGTAGACGCACTAAACAAAATCGGTGCATCCACAAAAGATATAATTTCTATTTTAGACGGTTTAAAAAAAGCAGGGGCGTTACACGCAGAGGTTATTATACAATGA
- a CDS encoding rod-binding protein has translation MNISDYTNRLNLMDRKEVENIKRLESKKPSSDTLSNSKFQEILREEINKTIEGKLPSSSVKLPNNIKSEISSDPYRKKLYDASVEFESIFVKMMLKEMKKSVEKTNLIHGGYAEEIFEDMLYDEYAKNISKNESLGLAEEIYTTLSKNLPDR, from the coding sequence ATGAATATTAGCGACTATACAAATAGACTGAATTTAATGGATAGAAAGGAAGTTGAAAATATTAAAAGGTTGGAATCTAAAAAACCTAGTTCTGACACTCTTAGCAATTCTAAATTTCAGGAAATTCTTCGAGAAGAAATAAATAAGACAATTGAAGGGAAGCTCCCCTCTTCTTCTGTAAAACTGCCCAATAATATTAAATCCGAAATTTCTTCAGACCCTTACAGAAAAAAGCTCTACGATGCAAGTGTAGAATTTGAATCCATATTCGTAAAAATGATGCTAAAAGAGATGAAAAAATCTGTTGAAAAAACAAACCTAATCCACGGAGGGTATGCAGAAGAAATTTTTGAAGACATGCTATACGATGAATACGCTAAAAATATTTCAAAAAATGAATCTTTGGGACTTGCAGAAGAAATCTATACTACCTTATCCAAAAATTTACCGGATCGATAG
- a CDS encoding GGDEF domain-containing protein, whose amino-acid sequence MNQNQFINRLNTFVFQGGKRNRDFPLEKRIFNLTTLYGGFVLVFLIGPSNYFLKFSWIVQAINIATGIFLFVLAYISFSKGKQFIFLFLIVLLFFGDLLWFTNGGSQGSITTYLIIHLICIIILSRGKTRFYISVLSLVNLLAILIIEYNQPDLVIPYNNSKERFFDLLTGQGVSGIAIFLIISLVMKNYEKERKELKEQNLVLQELSLKDHLTGLYNRRYQMARLKEEIQNFNRYKHSFSILLIDIDFFKKINDSWGHAEGDRILVEFSEILIQFLRINDVSSRFGGEEFLVILPMTKLNEALLVSEKLRANVQKKLLLPDGSPTTLSIGVQQYHNESVADLLSKVDQKLYRAKKLGRNRVVYY is encoded by the coding sequence ATGAACCAAAACCAATTTATCAATCGACTAAACACATTTGTGTTTCAAGGAGGAAAAAGAAATAGAGATTTTCCACTTGAAAAAAGAATTTTCAACCTTACAACCTTATACGGTGGATTCGTACTTGTATTTTTGATCGGTCCATCCAATTATTTTCTGAAATTCTCATGGATTGTTCAAGCTATAAATATTGCTACCGGAATATTTTTATTTGTGCTTGCTTATATTTCTTTTTCTAAAGGAAAGCAATTCATATTTTTATTTCTGATTGTTTTACTTTTCTTTGGAGACTTGCTTTGGTTTACAAATGGTGGAAGTCAAGGCTCTATCACTACCTATCTTATAATACACTTAATTTGCATAATTATACTTTCAAGAGGAAAAACACGTTTCTATATTTCTGTTTTGAGTTTAGTAAATCTTTTAGCGATTCTAATCATAGAATACAACCAACCGGATCTCGTAATTCCGTATAATAATTCCAAAGAAAGATTTTTTGATTTACTGACCGGGCAAGGAGTTTCCGGTATAGCCATTTTTTTAATCATATCTTTGGTAATGAAAAATTATGAAAAAGAAAGAAAAGAACTAAAAGAGCAAAATTTAGTCTTGCAAGAATTATCTCTAAAAGACCACTTAACGGGTCTGTACAATAGAAGATATCAAATGGCGAGATTGAAAGAAGAAATTCAAAATTTTAACAGATACAAGCACTCATTTTCAATTCTACTGATAGACATTGACTTTTTCAAAAAAATTAATGACTCGTGGGGACACGCTGAAGGAGATCGAATACTCGTTGAATTTTCTGAGATACTGATTCAATTTCTTAGAATCAACGATGTTTCCAGTAGGTTTGGAGGAGAAGAATTTTTAGTTATCCTTCCAATGACAAAATTAAACGAAGCCTTACTGGTATCTGAAAAATTAAGAGCCAACGTCCAAAAAAAGCTTCTTTTGCCGGATGGTAGCCCAACTACTCTTTCCATTGGAGTACAACAATACCATAACGAAAGTGTAGCAGACTTGTTATCCAAGGTAGATCAAAAACTCTACCGTGCAAAAAAATTGGGAAGAAATCGAGTAGTGTATTATTAA
- a CDS encoding PIG-L family deacetylase yields MKILCVGSHPDDVELSMGGTILRMLKNRHEVTILDLSNGEPTPFGSIETRKKESRKASDLLGVKRIELDFPNRFILDTVEGRKKIAEIFREVRPEIIFTHYEFDSHPDHTECCKLVEASKFYSKLSKSDISGEPFFPKKILYYFPNHIKLNIHPSFLVDIGDFLDKKKEIMECYESQFIKNGNGRVIDEFILLNRYFGLRIGKLAAEPFFSRESLDITELSILFS; encoded by the coding sequence ATGAAAATACTTTGCGTTGGGTCTCACCCTGACGATGTAGAGCTTTCTATGGGTGGGACGATTCTTAGGATGCTGAAAAATCGTCACGAAGTCACTATTTTGGATTTGTCGAATGGAGAGCCTACTCCATTTGGGAGCATTGAAACGAGAAAGAAAGAAAGCAGGAAAGCGTCAGATTTACTGGGTGTTAAAAGAATAGAGTTGGATTTTCCGAATCGATTTATTTTAGATACTGTGGAAGGACGAAAAAAAATTGCAGAAATTTTTAGGGAAGTTCGACCTGAAATAATTTTTACACACTATGAATTTGACTCTCATCCAGATCACACAGAATGCTGCAAATTGGTTGAAGCTTCAAAATTCTACTCTAAACTTTCGAAGTCAGATATTTCGGGTGAGCCTTTTTTTCCAAAAAAGATTTTATACTATTTTCCCAATCATATAAAATTAAACATACATCCGTCTTTTTTAGTGGATATAGGAGACTTTTTAGATAAGAAAAAAGAAATTATGGAGTGCTACGAGTCTCAGTTTATCAAAAATGGAAATGGACGTGTAATAGATGAGTTTATTTTATTAAACCGTTATTTCGGGCTTAGAATCGGTAAACTGGCAGCAGAGCCTTTTTTTTCCAGAGAGTCCTTAGATATCACCGAATTGTCAATTTTGTTTTCTTGA
- a CDS encoding patatin-like phospholipase family protein, translated as MKPVQFLKTGYRKILGQPRLALAFAGGGCKALYALGVGYTLRQWGLKFHEMSGVSAGAAFILTILSEEEEEALEYFEELVKRNPKNMYFLNLLKGKRPFPHENMYRRAIRNSLNLDKIKKSGTKIFILSIRAFPRMEKYQNYYRKARLIPQTARAIILDEKDKERGIPCNRVERIVHRWNLTEVIFTEKDFIYPEMVEQIIMNSSSVPPVVSFQRISNEYYIDGGVTNNLLLEKFSPGIKKIAVHYDDVTIVDKDKKLLSETFLIQPKGGKLPITTFDYTNAKKARATYELGKEDAEKLKTKIYDYLYS; from the coding sequence ATGAAGCCGGTACAATTTTTAAAGACAGGCTATCGTAAAATTTTGGGTCAACCGCGTCTTGCTCTTGCATTTGCGGGAGGAGGGTGTAAGGCATTGTACGCTCTTGGAGTTGGTTACACACTAAGGCAATGGGGACTGAAGTTCCATGAGATGAGTGGGGTGAGCGCAGGGGCTGCGTTTATACTTACAATACTTTCCGAAGAAGAGGAGGAGGCTTTAGAATATTTTGAAGAGTTAGTAAAGAGAAATCCTAAAAATATGTATTTTTTAAATTTGCTAAAAGGAAAAAGACCCTTCCCGCATGAAAATATGTATAGGCGTGCAATTCGTAATTCTTTGAATTTGGACAAGATAAAAAAAAGTGGTACGAAAATTTTCATCCTCTCGATTCGAGCTTTTCCGCGTATGGAGAAATATCAAAATTATTACAGAAAGGCAAGACTGATTCCACAAACTGCAAGAGCGATTATTCTTGATGAAAAAGATAAAGAAAGAGGAATCCCGTGCAACCGTGTAGAAAGAATTGTTCACAGGTGGAATTTAACTGAAGTGATATTCACCGAAAAAGATTTTATATACCCTGAGATGGTTGAGCAAATTATTATGAATTCATCCTCGGTTCCGCCTGTCGTATCTTTTCAAAGAATTTCGAATGAATACTATATTGATGGTGGGGTTACAAACAATCTACTTCTTGAAAAATTTTCACCGGGAATTAAAAAGATTGCAGTTCATTATGATGACGTTACTATTGTAGATAAGGATAAGAAACTATTAAGTGAAACTTTTTTGATTCAACCTAAAGGCGGGAAGTTACCTATCACTACTTTTGATTATACAAATGCAAAGAAAGCAAGAGCGACTTATGAATTGGGGAAGGAAGATGCAGAGAAACTTAAAACTAAAATTTATGACTATTTGTATTCATGA
- a CDS encoding YqgE/AlgH family protein yields the protein MSMYPSVKGKILISNSSVVTDDFHKTVVFMVEHDASGAFGLVVNKRSNYLLRDVVLGLPSHTKTEAPMYFGGPVDPSFISILHNNNKLENSGLEVIPGVFLSRSFDLLLTLIENGSKFHIFHGYSGWGALQLESEFERKSWATHDANPEIIFSEEPEIVWREALRSMGGIYKYFAENTKDPMLN from the coding sequence ATGAGCATGTATCCTTCGGTAAAAGGTAAGATACTGATTTCTAATTCCAGTGTTGTAACCGACGATTTTCATAAGACAGTTGTTTTTATGGTGGAGCACGATGCGTCAGGCGCGTTTGGACTTGTAGTAAATAAAAGGTCTAATTACCTTTTGAGAGATGTTGTTTTAGGTCTTCCTTCTCATACAAAAACTGAAGCCCCCATGTATTTTGGAGGTCCTGTCGATCCGAGTTTTATTTCTATACTTCATAATAATAATAAGTTGGAAAATAGTGGGCTTGAAGTTATCCCTGGAGTATTTCTATCAAGAAGTTTTGATCTCTTACTCACACTAATCGAAAATGGTTCCAAGTTTCATATCTTCCACGGATATTCCGGTTGGGGAGCTTTGCAGTTAGAAAGTGAGTTTGAAAGAAAATCATGGGCGACTCACGATGCGAATCCTGAAATTATTTTTTCGGAAGAGCCGGAAATAGTTTGGCGTGAAGCGCTTAGGAGTATGGGAGGAATTTACAAATATTTTGCAGAGAATACAAAAGACCCTATGTTGAATTAA
- a CDS encoding Gfo/Idh/MocA family oxidoreductase, translated as MSKKVRVGVIGVGHMGQYHVNVAKQLVDAELVGVYDKDPERSKMISEKYSTSNYSTPDEIIEKSDAVVIAAPTFLHYEISKKALTAKKHVLVEKPVAETVEEAKELVDLSKKNNLIFQVGHVERYNGAILELGKIVNSPIFIESRRLAPYNSRIKDVGVVLDMMIHDIDIVLNLVKSKVIQLYASGSKIVSDHEDIASVIIKFENGCVANINASRCTQAKIRTLNITQKENYVRLNFTDQEIELHRQATSNILLGVGEIKYKQESIVEKIFVHKDNPLKQEHEHFINCINGKATPNVEGETDIKTLEIAHRILSEISSKK; from the coding sequence ATGTCCAAAAAAGTAAGAGTAGGTGTAATCGGTGTAGGTCACATGGGACAGTACCATGTGAATGTTGCAAAACAATTAGTAGATGCAGAGTTAGTAGGGGTTTACGATAAAGACCCGGAAAGAAGTAAAATGATTTCGGAAAAGTATAGTACTTCTAATTATTCTACACCCGATGAAATTATTGAAAAGTCAGATGCTGTTGTTATTGCAGCACCTACTTTTTTGCACTATGAAATATCCAAAAAAGCCCTAACTGCAAAAAAACATGTTTTGGTTGAGAAGCCTGTCGCTGAAACTGTAGAAGAAGCCAAAGAATTGGTAGATTTGTCCAAGAAAAATAATCTCATATTTCAAGTGGGGCACGTAGAAAGATACAATGGTGCCATATTGGAGCTTGGAAAAATTGTAAACTCACCTATCTTTATAGAGTCTCGGAGACTTGCTCCATACAATTCCAGAATCAAAGATGTGGGTGTAGTTCTCGATATGATGATTCACGATATTGACATTGTACTCAATTTGGTAAAATCAAAAGTGATTCAACTGTACGCATCTGGTTCGAAAATTGTATCCGATCACGAAGATATTGCTTCTGTGATTATAAAGTTTGAAAATGGTTGTGTAGCAAATATCAATGCTTCAAGGTGTACTCAAGCTAAAATTCGTACTTTAAACATTACTCAAAAAGAAAACTATGTTCGTTTGAATTTTACAGATCAAGAGATTGAGCTACACAGGCAGGCGACTTCAAATATTTTACTTGGTGTAGGTGAGATAAAATACAAACAGGAATCTATTGTAGAAAAAATTTTCGTACACAAGGACAACCCATTAAAACAAGAGCATGAGCACTTTATTAACTGCATTAATGGCAAAGCAACTCCAAACGTAGAAGGGGAAACCGATATTAAGACTTTGGAAATTGCACATAGGATCTTATCGGAGATTTCATCTAAGAAATAA